From a single Deltaproteobacteria bacterium IMCC39524 genomic region:
- a CDS encoding hybrid sensor histidine kinase/response regulator, translating into MKKSKYVDIFIREAEEHLESLRKGILSLEKVGMSEEQLNELLRSAHTLKGSANMVDLVELAGVAHRLEDLLKNLQSGEQELSSDLVDVLLVATDAIEALMAQAQSSGGISVNVDTVVKALESGALDAAQDETNAPAYQGTERRTSVRASVERLDQLVNRMGEILLSQKAMTARQAQMTTLLQELDSSMGGLQASYDGSLQSLRANMVALINDFERDRLQLGYQAEDVYQRTMELRLLPLATITDDFERSLRNLARNLKKEVNFTVNGQEVELDRNMLEAVKPILLHVLNNAIDHGIEEPETRVRLGKLKAGQISLEARYEGSFVQIAIRDDGQGLNPEKIRDTAIKRGLLSAADAAAMSDEAVIYLVFEPGFSTREFITDVSGRGVGLDVVKSNLDQIKGNLTLHSEVGSGTELLLRLPLSMAIFTGLLVECCGETYVFPQHYVAEVLRVSPRDVLEEMGREVIRLRETSIPLSSLSRLLEVDTSTRVSDRLTVLVLSFREQGMALLVDRTLGLQDVVVKDLGCQLKSLDYFSGSTILGDGNPALILSVADLFAANQGRQKLQLRQAYEKAQQNALRGRVLVVDDSITTRTMEKNILEANHYEVVIAVSGFDALEKLETGRFDLMVSDVEMPGMSGFELTKRVRQREDSRDMPVIIVSSLASDEHRRLGMEAGAQAYIVKGNFQQGILLETVETLIS; encoded by the coding sequence ATGAAAAAAAGTAAGTACGTCGACATATTCATCCGCGAAGCGGAAGAACATCTTGAGTCGTTGCGCAAGGGGATTCTCTCTCTGGAAAAAGTGGGGATGAGCGAGGAGCAGCTTAACGAGCTGTTGCGAAGTGCGCATACGCTCAAGGGCTCGGCCAATATGGTTGACCTGGTCGAACTCGCCGGTGTCGCTCATCGCCTGGAGGATCTGCTTAAAAATCTGCAGAGTGGTGAACAGGAGCTCAGTTCTGACCTGGTTGATGTGCTGCTGGTCGCGACCGATGCCATTGAGGCCTTGATGGCACAAGCGCAGTCAAGTGGTGGCATCAGCGTGAATGTTGATACGGTGGTCAAGGCTCTCGAGTCGGGGGCGCTCGATGCCGCGCAGGATGAAACCAACGCCCCTGCTTACCAGGGGACGGAACGTCGGACTTCGGTACGGGCCAGCGTGGAAAGGCTTGATCAGTTGGTCAATCGCATGGGGGAAATCCTCCTCAGCCAGAAAGCGATGACTGCCCGCCAGGCGCAGATGACAACGCTCTTGCAGGAGTTGGACAGCTCCATGGGCGGCCTGCAGGCGAGCTATGATGGGTCGCTGCAGTCCCTGCGAGCTAACATGGTGGCCCTGATCAATGATTTTGAGCGCGACCGGTTACAGCTGGGTTACCAGGCGGAAGATGTTTACCAGCGCACCATGGAATTACGTCTGCTACCGCTGGCAACGATAACGGATGACTTTGAGCGCTCGCTACGCAACCTGGCTCGAAACCTTAAAAAAGAAGTGAACTTCACAGTTAATGGTCAGGAGGTTGAGCTCGACCGGAACATGCTTGAAGCGGTTAAGCCGATTTTGTTGCATGTCCTCAACAATGCCATCGATCATGGCATTGAAGAACCCGAGACAAGGGTTCGCTTGGGCAAGCTCAAGGCCGGACAGATCAGTCTTGAGGCTCGCTATGAGGGAAGCTTTGTCCAGATTGCGATACGTGACGATGGCCAGGGCTTGAACCCTGAAAAAATTCGCGATACAGCGATTAAGCGTGGCCTTCTTTCTGCTGCTGATGCGGCCGCAATGTCTGATGAGGCGGTTATTTATCTGGTCTTTGAGCCAGGCTTTTCTACCCGTGAGTTTATTACCGATGTGTCCGGGCGTGGCGTCGGCCTCGATGTTGTCAAATCCAACCTGGACCAGATTAAAGGTAACCTCACCTTGCATTCAGAGGTGGGTTCCGGAACCGAGTTGTTGCTGAGACTGCCTTTGAGTATGGCCATCTTCACCGGTTTGTTGGTGGAGTGTTGTGGTGAGACTTACGTCTTTCCGCAGCACTATGTTGCCGAAGTCTTGCGTGTTTCGCCGCGGGATGTTCTTGAAGAGATGGGTCGTGAAGTTATTCGGCTCAGAGAGACGTCTATTCCCTTGAGCAGCCTGTCGCGTCTTCTCGAGGTGGATACGTCCACCCGGGTCAGCGATCGGTTGACCGTTCTGGTCCTGAGCTTTCGTGAACAAGGGATGGCCCTGTTGGTTGATCGTACGCTGGGTTTGCAGGATGTTGTCGTTAAAGATCTCGGTTGCCAGTTAAAGAGCCTTGATTATTTCTCCGGCTCAACGATCCTTGGTGACGGCAATCCTGCTTTGATTCTTTCCGTTGCGGACCTGTTTGCCGCCAATCAGGGGCGGCAGAAATTGCAACTGCGGCAGGCCTATGAAAAAGCACAGCAAAATGCCCTGCGGGGACGGGTTCTGGTCGTGGATGATTCAATTACCACCCGCACCATGGAGAAAAATATCCTGGAAGCAAATCATTATGAAGTTGTGATCGCAGTTTCTGGCTTCGATGCTCTCGAAAAGCTGGAGACCGGGCGCTTTGATCTCATGGTCAGCGATGTTGAGATGCCCGGGATGAGCGGGTTTGAACTGACCAAAAGGGTTCGTCAGCGTGAAGACAGCAGGGATATGCCGGTGATTATCGTCTCTTCCCTGGCGTCTGACGAACATCGCCGTCTAGGTATGGAGGCTGGTGCCCAGGCATATATTGTCAAGGGTAATTTCCAGCAGGGAATCCTGCTCGAAACTGTTGAAACACTGATCTCTTGA
- a CDS encoding methyl-accepting chemotaxis protein: MNRISVKIVLALICVLTVIMVISTYLIVEQRSKVLREELLVKASSLARIGAKALEGVLEQSLSSGQFFEEQLFDTDYQEITEGPLSGSSIPKYHTAYDLYLDLTIKDFQDTFAASDPMVVFAVLVDRNGYLPTHNSKYSKPLTGNADVDIVGNRTKRIFNDPVGLAAGQYNNEDGNGYLRQVYKRDTGETMWDVSAPVYVRGKHWGGFRIGFSMKQTEAAIVELRDTVAISMLLVLLFASGTCLLVVSRMMRPLKDLTRAAERITEGSLEERITVASNDEVGQLAGAFNNMTQVIVKNLQGEIDKSNRIVVSVKEAIQQLSTSANELMAISAQQSAGSTQQATAVQQATTTSEEIAATAKQVSDNAGRVESLADNATVSSTEGQEAVSTAVEGMTQLKGQVQSIAEAMLELGENSQKIGGIIDIIDEISDQTNLLSLNAAIEAAGAGEAGKRFSIVANEVRRLADRTADATNQVKALIVQIQQATNSTIMLTEEGSKGVDAASSLVVNISEALEKITSAVVETTSAASEIKLMTQQQTTASEQMTETIVEVRDVAVQVATSSQETTQSIAELTALAERLQDLVDENLQSKGEAAAIAGSKQMERVLTEAVERGRFTMEDLFDENYQLIPDTDPKKYHTCYDSYMDETIKAYQDQFLNNEMVAFAVLVDRNGYLPTHNSKYTQPLTGDYKTDLVGNRTKRIFDHDVGIKAARNQKGLLTQPYERDTGEKMLDISAPVYVKGKHWGAFRIGYQMD, from the coding sequence ATGAATCGAATCAGCGTAAAAATTGTGTTGGCACTGATCTGCGTATTGACCGTAATCATGGTGATATCGACTTATCTGATTGTCGAACAGCGATCGAAGGTCCTGCGCGAAGAGCTTCTGGTTAAAGCCAGCTCTCTGGCCAGAATTGGTGCCAAGGCTCTGGAAGGTGTGCTGGAACAGTCTTTATCGAGTGGTCAGTTTTTTGAAGAGCAGCTCTTTGATACGGATTACCAGGAGATTACAGAGGGGCCCCTCTCTGGTTCTTCCATACCGAAATACCATACGGCCTACGATCTTTATCTGGATCTGACGATCAAGGACTTTCAGGATACCTTTGCCGCCTCAGATCCGATGGTGGTGTTTGCCGTTCTGGTTGACCGCAACGGTTACCTGCCGACACACAACAGCAAGTACTCAAAACCTCTGACCGGTAATGCCGACGTTGACATAGTCGGCAATCGAACCAAGCGTATTTTTAACGATCCGGTAGGCTTGGCAGCCGGGCAGTACAACAATGAAGATGGAAATGGTTACCTGCGCCAGGTTTACAAGCGTGATACGGGCGAAACGATGTGGGATGTCTCGGCACCGGTTTATGTCCGTGGCAAGCACTGGGGCGGTTTCAGGATTGGCTTCTCGATGAAGCAGACAGAAGCGGCCATTGTTGAACTGCGTGACACCGTCGCTATCTCAATGTTGCTGGTTTTACTCTTTGCTTCGGGGACCTGTCTGTTGGTTGTCTCGCGGATGATGCGCCCCTTGAAGGATCTGACCCGAGCTGCAGAGCGAATCACTGAAGGCAGCCTGGAAGAGCGGATCACCGTGGCGTCAAATGATGAAGTCGGCCAGTTGGCTGGGGCCTTCAACAATATGACCCAGGTGATTGTCAAAAACCTGCAGGGTGAAATCGACAAGAGCAATCGCATTGTTGTGAGTGTCAAAGAGGCGATCCAGCAGCTTTCGACCAGCGCCAATGAATTGATGGCGATTTCGGCCCAGCAGTCTGCCGGTTCGACGCAACAGGCCACTGCAGTGCAGCAGGCGACGACAACTTCAGAAGAAATTGCGGCGACCGCAAAGCAGGTTTCTGATAATGCCGGGCGCGTGGAATCTTTGGCTGATAATGCCACGGTTTCAAGCACCGAAGGTCAGGAGGCGGTGTCTACAGCCGTGGAGGGTATGACTCAGCTGAAAGGCCAGGTACAGTCGATCGCCGAAGCGATGCTGGAGCTTGGCGAGAATTCCCAGAAGATTGGCGGCATCATCGATATCATCGATGAGATCTCAGACCAGACCAATCTCTTGTCGCTCAACGCGGCGATTGAAGCGGCCGGGGCTGGAGAGGCTGGCAAACGCTTTTCGATCGTCGCCAACGAGGTTCGACGCTTGGCAGATCGCACTGCAGACGCCACCAACCAGGTCAAGGCGCTGATCGTGCAGATCCAGCAGGCGACCAACAGCACGATCATGTTAACCGAAGAGGGCTCGAAAGGTGTCGATGCGGCGAGCAGCCTGGTGGTGAATATCTCTGAGGCGCTGGAAAAGATTACCAGTGCCGTGGTCGAGACGACCAGTGCCGCGAGCGAGATCAAACTGATGACCCAACAGCAGACCACGGCCAGCGAGCAGATGACAGAAACGATCGTCGAGGTTCGGGATGTTGCTGTGCAGGTGGCGACGAGCTCGCAAGAGACAACACAGTCGATTGCCGAGCTGACGGCTCTGGCTGAACGGCTGCAGGACCTGGTTGATGAAAACCTGCAGTCAAAAGGCGAGGCCGCAGCAATTGCTGGCTCCAAGCAGATGGAGCGTGTGCTGACAGAGGCTGTGGAGCGGGGTCGATTCACAATGGAGGATCTTTTTGACGAGAATTATCAGCTGATTCCTGATACCGACCCGAAGAAATATCATACCTGCTATGACAGCTATATGGATGAGACGATCAAGGCTTACCAGGATCAATTTTTAAACAATGAGATGGTGGCTTTTGCAGTGCTCGTAGATCGTAATGGTTACCTACCGACCCATAACAGCAAGTATACCCAACCGCTGACCGGTGATTACAAGACCGACCTGGTTGGCAACCGTACCAAACGGATATTCGACCACGACGTAGGGATCAAGGCGGCTCGCAACCAGAAGGGCTTGCTGACCCAGCCCTACGAGCGTGATACCGGCGAAAAAATGCTCGACATCAGCGCTCCGGTTTATGTCAAGGGTAAGCATTGGGGTGCGTTCCGGATCGGTTACCAGATGGACTGA
- the cheB gene encoding chemotaxis-specific protein-glutamate methyltransferase CheB, which translates to MIRIIIADDSELVRVVLRDLLSQDPVVEVVAEVCDGLAAVEETARLKPDLVLMDVMMPVMNGLEAVAKIMAATPTPILMLSANTDPHDSGSAFAAIKLGALDIMEKPTGVVTEAFSRIAEQLISKVKSLSRIRVIHHYRAQRPKLEPPQVVSSTGPRRLLAIGASTGGPKAILQLLQELPEDFDASILIVQHIADGFAPGFADWLDRETVLPVRMAESGSALTSGTVLVAPNQRHLTVRANRIVLQDSPPLNNCRPAVDAMFLSLAAQGLAEETVAVLLTGMGTDGAEGLASMYQQGSYTIAQDETSCAVFGMPKAAIARGAATQVLPLQHIAEVVTGLFAR; encoded by the coding sequence ATGATACGAATTATAATAGCCGATGATTCCGAACTGGTCCGGGTGGTCCTGAGGGACCTGCTGAGTCAGGATCCTGTTGTTGAGGTTGTTGCCGAGGTGTGTGACGGTCTTGCGGCGGTGGAAGAGACTGCCAGACTCAAGCCTGATCTGGTCCTCATGGATGTGATGATGCCGGTCATGAACGGGCTGGAAGCGGTGGCGAAAATCATGGCGGCAACGCCAACACCGATTCTGATGCTTTCAGCCAACACCGATCCGCATGACAGCGGCAGCGCTTTTGCCGCGATCAAACTCGGTGCCCTCGATATTATGGAGAAACCGACCGGTGTTGTAACAGAGGCTTTTTCACGGATTGCGGAACAGTTGATCAGCAAGGTGAAAAGTCTCAGCCGCATCAGGGTGATTCACCACTACCGTGCGCAGCGACCGAAGTTGGAGCCGCCACAGGTGGTTTCGTCCACAGGGCCCCGTCGTCTCCTGGCCATCGGAGCCTCGACCGGCGGCCCGAAGGCGATCCTGCAACTGCTGCAGGAACTTCCTGAAGACTTCGACGCCAGCATTCTGATTGTCCAGCACATTGCCGATGGCTTTGCGCCCGGCTTTGCCGATTGGTTGGATCGCGAAACGGTTCTTCCGGTGCGCATGGCAGAAAGCGGCAGTGCGCTGACTTCCGGAACGGTTCTGGTGGCTCCGAACCAGCGACATCTGACTGTTCGTGCAAATCGGATTGTGTTGCAGGACTCGCCACCGTTGAATAATTGTCGCCCTGCTGTCGATGCCATGTTCCTTTCTTTGGCAGCACAGGGACTGGCCGAAGAAACTGTGGCGGTTTTGTTGACGGGAATGGGTACCGATGGTGCGGAAGGGTTGGCCTCGATGTACCAGCAAGGGTCCTACACGATCGCCCAGGATGAAACCAGTTGTGCCGTTTTTGGTATGCCGAAGGCGGCGATCGCTCGTGGCGCCGCAACCCAGGTCTTGCCGCTGCAACATATTGCTGAAGTTGTTACAGGTTTGTTCGCTCGTTAG
- the cysS gene encoding cysteine--tRNA ligase, whose product MSLRVYNTLSGKKEEFQPLVPNKVGMYVCGVTVYDYCHIGHARANIVFDIVYRYLQYRNYDVTYVRNYTDVDDKIIARANERGITSQALSEEFIEAFDEDMTALGLRKPTHEPKATEHIAQIITLVQGLIAKGMAYESAGDVYYSVDTFPSYLKLSKRNMEEMQAGARIAPGELKRNPMDFALWKTAKPGEPSWESPWGSGRPGWHIECSAMSSALLGETFDIHGGGRDLIFPHHENEIAQSEGASGKPFVKYWLHNGFVNVNQEKMSKSLGNFFTIRDILKSYDAEVVRFFILTAHYRSPIDFSDQNLEESRHGLTRFYEALAQLDKGLAKADKGVPQGAVPESLAEPVARLTQLEERFRAAMDDDFNTALAIGHMFDAVRAINRILAEENTPQGRLQEILGRGRDDLLRLGEVLGLFVSEPSAWLARSAQEGLAESGLSAEEIESLIVERRDARANKDFARSDQIRDDLAAKGIQLLDGPEGTTWKMK is encoded by the coding sequence ATGTCCTTGCGTGTTTACAATACATTGTCAGGTAAAAAAGAAGAATTCCAGCCACTTGTGCCTAATAAGGTGGGGATGTATGTCTGTGGGGTGACGGTCTACGATTACTGTCATATCGGTCACGCCAGGGCCAACATCGTTTTCGATATCGTTTACCGCTACCTGCAGTACCGCAATTATGATGTGACTTACGTTCGTAACTACACGGACGTTGACGATAAGATTATTGCCCGTGCCAATGAGCGCGGCATTACCAGCCAGGCGCTTTCGGAAGAGTTCATCGAGGCCTTTGATGAAGATATGACGGCCCTGGGTTTGCGCAAGCCGACCCATGAGCCTAAGGCGACCGAGCACATAGCGCAGATCATCACTTTGGTTCAAGGCCTGATCGCCAAGGGTATGGCCTACGAGTCGGCCGGTGATGTTTATTACAGCGTCGACACGTTTCCCTCCTACCTGAAACTCTCCAAACGCAACATGGAAGAGATGCAGGCCGGGGCGCGGATTGCTCCGGGTGAGTTGAAGCGTAACCCGATGGATTTTGCTCTCTGGAAGACAGCCAAGCCCGGTGAACCGAGTTGGGAATCGCCTTGGGGGTCTGGTCGCCCCGGTTGGCATATCGAATGTTCAGCCATGAGTTCGGCCCTGCTCGGCGAGACTTTTGATATTCACGGTGGCGGTCGCGACCTGATCTTCCCACATCACGAGAATGAGATTGCCCAGTCAGAGGGTGCTTCCGGTAAGCCTTTTGTCAAATACTGGCTGCATAACGGCTTTGTCAATGTCAACCAGGAGAAGATGAGCAAGTCGCTCGGCAATTTTTTTACGATTCGCGATATTCTGAAAAGCTATGATGCCGAGGTGGTCAGGTTCTTTATTTTGACGGCCCATTACCGATCACCGATCGATTTCTCTGATCAGAACCTCGAGGAATCACGTCATGGCCTGACCCGTTTTTATGAAGCGCTGGCACAGCTCGACAAAGGCCTGGCCAAGGCTGATAAGGGAGTCCCGCAAGGCGCTGTTCCTGAGTCACTGGCAGAACCTGTGGCACGGTTGACTCAGCTCGAAGAGCGATTCCGCGCAGCCATGGATGATGATTTCAATACGGCTTTGGCAATTGGCCACATGTTTGACGCCGTGCGCGCGATCAATCGCATCTTGGCTGAAGAAAATACTCCGCAGGGCCGTTTGCAGGAAATCCTCGGCCGAGGTCGTGACGATCTGTTGCGTCTCGGTGAAGTGCTCGGTCTGTTCGTTTCTGAACCTTCTGCCTGGTTGGCGCGGAGCGCCCAGGAAGGTCTGGCGGAATCCGGGTTGAGCGCCGAAGAGATCGAAAGCCTGATCGTGGAACGTCGTGATGCCCGGGCGAATAAGGATTTTGCCCGCTCGGACCAGATTCGCGATGACCTGGCTGCCAAGGGAATACAGTTGCTCGATGGTCCAGAAGGTACGACCTGGAAAATGAAATAG
- a CDS encoding CheR family methyltransferase, with protein MPSCLKIYVIDDAMELCQELRSWLSDDGHEVTCSPARSVSTHALTAYQPDLIVLGMARYEGSGMEIFKRVESHRHLKQVPIIVVSDDASLEYEMLDVFDFQARPFDRERMAVCLKRLSDSRKYLTQVSFAEPELTAMKKFLLEHSGLHFKQHNQRILERGLMRRIQALRMESLPAYFSYLTATPDNYDEVNKLIGLLTVGETSFFRYRSHREALIRYVIPKLLEANKTQRKLRIWSAGCSTGEEPYSLAILLLENFPDLISWDVQILATDINKRSLRLAREGVYGERSLRMVEDSLRERYFEKLDKHYLLSLRVRRMVRFDYLNLQTASFPAAADGSGEIDLLSCRNVLIYFELETIRQIVAKFSQALSPQGYLFLGHAETMQNVSDRFRRHHQNNAFFYQRKDPIGLEGTVAKASSGAKQRGKPALVKPVKVKRSPPLIGSKAEQRQSEEKPGALACDPETLYLEALSAFDREKFSESLRFFEQLLEIEPTHPKGLVGKGLLLANQGKYDDARLYCARAIKEDDLLPEAYLLRGLILDMEGFLERALVEYQKVLWLEPAFVMAHYLSAKVHDRLAQKEKKRRSLRNTLRILEQAADQASIPFSGGLSRGVFLEVVRRELAEALDL; from the coding sequence ATGCCGAGTTGCCTGAAAATATATGTCATAGACGATGCCATGGAGCTTTGCCAGGAGCTACGAAGTTGGTTGAGTGATGACGGCCACGAGGTGACCTGCAGCCCTGCCAGGAGTGTGTCGACCCATGCTCTTACTGCCTATCAGCCAGACCTGATCGTCCTCGGCATGGCCCGTTATGAGGGCTCCGGGATGGAGATTTTTAAAAGGGTTGAAAGTCATCGGCACCTGAAACAGGTGCCGATCATTGTTGTTAGTGATGACGCCAGCCTCGAATATGAAATGCTGGATGTTTTTGACTTCCAGGCTCGTCCCTTTGACCGGGAACGCATGGCTGTTTGTCTGAAGCGCCTCTCTGACAGCCGTAAGTACCTGACACAAGTGTCTTTCGCCGAGCCTGAATTGACGGCTATGAAAAAGTTTCTCCTTGAGCATAGTGGCCTGCATTTCAAACAGCACAACCAGCGCATCCTGGAGCGTGGTCTGATGCGTCGCATTCAGGCCCTGCGTATGGAGTCTTTGCCGGCTTATTTCAGCTACCTGACGGCTACACCCGATAATTATGACGAAGTTAACAAGCTGATCGGTCTGCTGACCGTTGGTGAAACATCCTTTTTTCGCTATCGTTCCCATCGTGAAGCACTCATTCGCTATGTCATCCCGAAGCTTCTTGAAGCGAACAAAACTCAACGTAAGCTGCGCATTTGGTCGGCAGGGTGCTCAACCGGAGAAGAACCTTACTCTCTGGCAATCCTTCTGCTTGAAAACTTTCCTGATTTGATCAGTTGGGATGTTCAGATCCTGGCGACCGATATCAACAAGCGCTCACTGCGCCTCGCTCGTGAGGGAGTTTATGGCGAACGTTCGCTGCGCATGGTGGAGGACTCTCTGCGCGAGAGGTACTTTGAGAAATTGGACAAGCATTATCTCCTGTCTCTACGGGTCAGGCGAATGGTGCGATTCGATTATCTCAATCTGCAGACAGCTTCTTTCCCTGCCGCTGCCGATGGCTCCGGTGAGATTGATCTGTTGTCTTGCCGTAATGTCTTGATTTATTTCGAGCTTGAAACAATTCGTCAAATTGTTGCCAAGTTCAGTCAGGCTCTCAGTCCTCAGGGGTACCTTTTTCTGGGGCATGCGGAGACAATGCAGAATGTTTCCGACCGCTTCCGGCGACATCATCAGAACAATGCCTTTTTTTACCAACGTAAAGACCCGATTGGGTTAGAAGGAACGGTCGCAAAAGCTTCCTCAGGTGCGAAGCAGCGCGGCAAGCCTGCTCTCGTTAAGCCGGTAAAGGTCAAGCGTTCGCCTCCTTTAATTGGCTCTAAAGCGGAGCAGCGCCAGTCTGAAGAAAAGCCAGGGGCTTTAGCGTGCGACCCTGAGACGCTCTACCTGGAGGCGTTGTCGGCCTTCGATCGTGAGAAGTTTTCCGAGTCGCTACGGTTCTTTGAACAACTCCTGGAAATAGAACCGACTCACCCGAAAGGCTTGGTCGGGAAAGGCCTGTTGTTAGCCAACCAGGGAAAGTATGATGACGCTCGGCTCTATTGTGCCCGGGCCATCAAAGAAGACGACCTGTTGCCGGAAGCCTACTTACTGCGTGGCCTGATTCTCGATATGGAAGGCTTCCTTGAGCGCGCGCTAGTCGAATACCAGAAGGTCCTCTGGCTTGAACCCGCCTTTGTCATGGCCCATTATCTCTCTGCCAAGGTTCACGATCGTTTGGCGCAGAAAGAGAAGAAGCGGCGCTCATTGCGCAACACCCTGCGCATTCTCGAGCAGGCTGCAGACCAGGCAAGCATCCCCTTCTCCGGCGGGCTTTCCAGGGGGGTCTTTCTCGAGGTCGTCCGCAGGGAGCTGGCTGAGGCTCTCGATCTCTAG
- a CDS encoding chemotaxis protein CheW, producing the protein MDENHGYEIEQILQEMRADYWRNLEAEEEGAGAVVTEYLIVRCGNKRYGLPAANCREVLKLPRLVHVPRLPEHLCGIFSLRGEIVAVTDMCPLLGLGRQSVRDDFRLVVVEVGALKTALLVEGVEGLTGVDEEQVEALAEGSGAGARDLILGKLVENEDVLVLIDLGGLMARPELVVDQKQQDDK; encoded by the coding sequence ATGGATGAAAATCACGGTTACGAAATCGAGCAAATCCTCCAGGAAATGCGCGCTGATTACTGGCGTAACCTTGAGGCTGAAGAAGAGGGTGCCGGGGCTGTAGTCACCGAATATCTCATAGTGCGCTGTGGCAATAAACGCTACGGGTTACCAGCGGCAAACTGTCGTGAGGTCCTCAAGTTGCCGCGTTTGGTGCATGTGCCGCGTTTGCCGGAGCACCTCTGTGGGATCTTCAGTCTGCGAGGTGAGATTGTTGCAGTGACCGATATGTGTCCTTTGCTTGGTCTGGGCCGCCAGTCGGTCCGGGATGATTTTCGCCTGGTTGTTGTAGAGGTGGGGGCACTCAAAACGGCCCTGCTGGTAGAGGGCGTCGAGGGTTTAACCGGCGTCGATGAAGAGCAGGTTGAAGCTTTGGCCGAGGGCAGTGGGGCCGGAGCCCGTGATCTTATTTTGGGAAAACTTGTTGAGAACGAGGATGTCCTGGTTCTTATCGATCTGGGGGGGCTCATGGCGCGCCCGGAATTGGTTGTTGATCAGAAGCAACAGGACGATAAGTAA